From the Streptomyces nigrescens genome, one window contains:
- a CDS encoding DoxX family protein: protein MKPPTELRPDTRARSEAVRPPPVAADAGLLLLRLTVGLILAGHGAQKLFGLFGGHGLEATGKGFEALGYRPGTFFAGLAGASEVLGGLGLAAGLLTPLAAAALIGVMINAMALAAPKGLWAETGGLEYPLTIAVVALTVAATGPGRFALDRPFRWGHGGWRSAAFALVAGGLGAALVLAL, encoded by the coding sequence ATGAAACCGCCCACCGAACTGCGGCCCGACACCCGTGCCCGGTCCGAAGCCGTTCGCCCGCCCCCGGTCGCCGCCGATGCCGGGCTGCTCCTCCTGCGGCTGACCGTCGGACTGATCCTGGCCGGCCACGGCGCCCAGAAGCTCTTCGGGCTCTTCGGCGGCCACGGGCTCGAAGCCACCGGCAAGGGCTTCGAAGCCCTCGGCTACCGCCCCGGCACCTTCTTCGCCGGCCTCGCCGGAGCCTCGGAGGTCCTCGGCGGCCTCGGCCTCGCCGCCGGGCTGCTCACCCCCCTGGCAGCCGCCGCACTGATCGGCGTGATGATCAACGCCATGGCTCTCGCCGCGCCCAAGGGGCTCTGGGCGGAGACCGGCGGCCTCGAATATCCGCTGACCATCGCCGTCGTCGCACTGACCGTCGCGGCCACCGGACCCGGCCGCTTCGCGCTCGACCGGCCCTTCCGCTGGGGGCACGGCGGCTGGCGCAGCGCGGCCTTCGCCCTGGTGGCCGGCGGTCTCGGCGCCGCCCTCGTGCTGGCCCTGTGA